The following nucleotide sequence is from Solanum dulcamara chromosome 7, daSolDulc1.2, whole genome shotgun sequence.
TTTTTCCAATTAACCAACTGAATTTTCAATGCACACTTACTAAAGCAACTGGACATAAACCTGAATAATCAGACGCAACAGGAAAATAAAGAACAAAGTCAACAGAAAAAGCCTTAGAAACAAGCAAAACAAAGGAATATAATGTCTTATCGACTCTTGGGATTCCAGTAAAATCAGCTGAATTACAAGTTTTGCTATTCAATTAGCACCCTGTGTTGTTGTCTTCTTGAAATCAATCTTGTCAACTTTGACTTCTCCATCAATGAGTTCATAAACATAGACCACAACACGCAAGGCATCAATGTCCATGAGAACAAAGCTAGGGTTGACATCATATGTGATGCTACTGTAGGCACCAGTAGCAGATCCTGGATTTATAACGACCCCTGCTTCATGTTTGTATGCTGTGAACTGATGGGTGTGGCCAGTCACAAGTATGTCTACGTCCAATTGCCTTTGAAGCATGGCTAATGAGTCCAAGTCACCCCATGGAATAACCTGGAGGACAAGAAGACAAGTGGAAGATACCATTACTACTAGATGGGTTGCATGCTTGTATTTCTCAAATATTTCTTACATGATAACTTCAGTTTAGATTCAAAGTGGATGACTATTTCTAAGAAATTGTATGCAAAAAGTTTAAAGACAAACAGTAGCAGGAGATAGTGGGTTAAAAGGTGGGAAAGTTGAGCGACAGATCAAAATAGAGTACAAACTTGGCCCCTAATATTCTTTTAAGTTAGTTGGTGAGGTATTGGACAGACATGGATGCCACACCTTGAGGATAGACCAATAAATACAGCAGGGCTTTTTCAGCAGTCTAGATAAATGCATTCAAATCTTGCAAATACACCAAAAGATTTCAATATCATGGTAAGCAAGAATGTTATTGCAAGTAAGTTAACTCTCTTTACAATCAACATACAAACAAAGTTTCTTAGCAAGATGAATAAGTAAATTTGGTGTGAGCACTTATATATAGAACGAGGCAGATATAAAAGCCTGCAGCCAAAGATAGGTCAGGGTGCATGTTAATACATATGTATCTGCTACATACCATACAACTAAGTAAATTGTACTTAGATGTTAGATTTAGCCCTGACAAGAATTCAGATCACCTGAATACCCCAAATAACCCCATTAGAATAAAGCAGGACAGCAAGAGTAACAAAAAGATGGTGAATCAGACCTGGTGGCCATGGCATAATCCAAGCTTAAATTGACCGATCGTGAGAGTCTTGGTCTCAGGGTAACGTGCCTCCTCGTCATACTCGCCTCTAGTAATATGCAAGTCAGGACAAAGAGTCTTCAAGTAATCATGAACCTCCTTCACATGTAATTTGGATGAGGCAGTCAATACATTTTCATAAGGAATCTACATCTAACTTGGATGCTAAAAGACCTAGAACATGAGTGTCCATACCAAATGAAGTACGTAATTGGAAGTTAAAAAACAAAACGAATTTGTTAAGGCAAAAGATATCACACAAACTGTAGGAATGTTAATCCTAGAGGTTGCTCAATACAACTTAGTAGCACTATGTGTAATTAGAGCACATTGTTGGAGTAGCCTACAGATAAAACAGTACTGATGGAGTAAATGCATTTTAATTTCCTAAACAAACTAAGGAACAAGGTCTTCACTCTACATTTAACATGGTTTACTGAAAAGATATCTGCCAAAATGACTAATCACTCCGAATATTAAGCATTAGATTGACTATTCAGGCTCCTACTTCAGATTACAAGAAAGTCGAAACAATCATAAACTGTGCTCATAAAACAGAACAGACAATTAGcatctccaatttttctccccAGGTGCACAGGATAGAACAGTGCTGTCAAAGGAGTGGTTTCAAGCATGCTTAAACAATGATGCCACACATGCTGCAGACTGTGCACTTCGCCTCGTTTAGGCAGCACTTCAATGGAGACGCCAAGGCTTCAAGGCGTGGATCTTAGGAAAAACAAGCCCAGGAActgtattttaaatttttataaaagggtcttttgaataaataaacgAGGACTAATCCATGAACTTTGTCTTGAAAAAAGCAacactcaaaaataaaataaagtcggCAAACTTTATGTCAACTCTTGAGcaaataaatgatgaaaatattagAGGTTAGGAATAGGAAATTAGAAATTTATAGAATAAGAAAAGTGACCAGATCACAATTAGAAATTTAAAGTTGCATCTTTGCAACTGATTCTGAAATTTAAGATGGTCCTATGAATGTGAtttcatataattcaattattgCAGTAATTTCAATTCCTCCACTgaaagtatatattatataatttttctttaaactGGATTTCTTCATCAAAGCGCTACACCCTTGGTTCCACATAGCACTCGAAAATCCGATGTGCTTTGGCAATATTGTGCACTTTTCATTAAAGCCTTTGAAAATATTGGGACAGAAGACAAATACATGTTACCTCTCTTATTCAACTACAGCTTCTAATAGGAGAATATCTTGGCCAAAAACACAAATGACGTCAAAGATATTTTCCCTCATGCATAAGTAACTATCAAGTTCAACCTTAAAAGTTGAGGTTATGTAGAAGAGTGGGCAAAGCGAACTAGAACTTTCCCAAAAATGATTGCAGAAAAGCTCTTTTTTAGTCTTTGATACAGCCTAATTAAAAAGGAATTATGAGGTTGGGATAGAATAAAATAACGCCTGTTTTACAAGTGATAAGTCTGCAACAACCAGGAAGTATAGGGACGGAATTACTAATGTCAAACTATTGGAAATAGAATTTATCAAGGAGAAAAAACAAGTCAAAGAAAGCTTAATGTAAAAAAATTACTTCAAGAGGTTATTCAATTAAGAAAATTCCAGTCACATTTGTATCCAACCGTGATGTTGTAAAAGTGAGTTTAAACAAGTACCTACAAAGAACACCTcacttaaaaagattttatataCAAGCATAGGATACATCAGTAGGTAACTTATGAAAGTAAATAACCAACCaattaattcttcaaatttgtTGATAGTTACTACCATAAATTCATTCATTTCCTCAGGAAAAGAAACCTGAACTCGTTGCCTTGGGATAGATATGAAGAACATTATATGTTCTTCATCTGCTCACTTGATTATCCAAAGCCATTCACAACATCCTTATATGCTTTCTACCATGAGAGTTACTCAAGACACATCCATCTCTAGCTATAATAATCTATTTGACATTCCCTTTCATAGCTTCCCAAATTTCTGTTATTCAGAAGTCCATTTATTACTCAATCTGATTTTTTTGCTGGGAAAGAAATCAAACTACTTCTTCTGCAGGAAGAAATCTATTTCTCCATACAAACTTATCCTGATGCTTGCAAAAATATTGGAAAATAATACCAAACATTGAACAACTGTTGCACATTAGTTTTATAAAATGTATATTAATAGTACAAATCTGAAGCAAATTTAACTGTAAAAAATCCTGTCCGCAGTTTGTCAATTTTCAATGGAGACTACAGTCCAGAAGATGCAACCAAAGAAAAGTCATCCTAGGGTTTTAGCTTCTTCCAAAGGAAAATCTCCCGTAAAGGCAGAACATAACTAATCCAGCATATAAGCCGACCAATCTCTCCAGCAATGTTGAATTAGCAGATTGGcaaacaaaaaataatccattaacaataacaataatttatACCAATTACTTTCTAATGATCTAGTGCGACCAACTAACaataattttgattaataaaaatcaagaagaaAAACTCACTTTAATGCAGAGGTTACCAGTACAGATTACATGTTGGATCTTTCCAGGAACAAGCATAGACTTAAACTTTGCAGGAAGATCAGCAGCTCTATGCGGGATGTGCAGATCTCCCAAGGCTAAAACCAGCACCATCTTCCTCCTTACTAATCAACTCAGCCCTATTGAAATTTCAATCAACGATCGACAATCTGGAACACCAAATTAGATCAAAATCAACGAATTTGATAATTTGCAAGCAATTCGGTTTTGCCCATTAAGCCCTCTCTCTGCTTTGTCGTGAAAAAACTCCAGCACCGGTTTGATCACTGAAAAATCAGGGACGGTACGACGTCGTTAATCCTTTTTGGTATTTTCATTGTTTTCCAACTTTGCCCTTCTACTTCACATTAATCTCACGTGACTTCGCCAAGTCTTTCTTCGGTGCCGTTTGGCCCTAAAAAATTTTTGGAGAAGCTTGggaaaaatttgagaaaaacttAGGAAGTGGTGTTTGACCATAAAATTTGgtaaatatatttgaagaattttcAGTTTtccaaatactaaaaaaatttaGTATTTGAAAACTTGGGATAGTATTTggaaagttttaaatatttaaaaattattctaaatttttatatttttttaaaaaatatccatcatttatttatttcaactaatatttatctacctctccaaaaaaagttataattataatttgagtgacaagattgagtaaaaaaaacaatttgCTTTTAATGGATTATAATTCCAACTGAATCACTGACAAGTTTGAGTATGCGATTAATGTATTGATCTTAcccatattgttatttaattttattgttgttgatgattatcaattatgttataaggttATATTTTAGcagaacatgttcattatagaataataatacaaacttatgggtacttttaataatttttagaacttacaggtataaatcatatttttttaaatagtcaaatattcttggaaaaattTAGGGTCAAACGTATGGTGAAACTTCACCAAAACTTGCCAAGGTTATTTGGAAATTTGGAGCTAAACGCTAGCTTCTTCTTTATTCCCTTGGATTTATAAATTGTTATACTCCAGAGATttccaaaatacccctagagaATAGTGCACTCGCATAACGTATCATCCCTAGTTTTTTTTGGCCAATACGAGGCCAGAATATCGAGCAGGTGAAAAATCATATGGGTAAGTGGTCCTGATTGAATTTTCGGCCAATcaaatcaaaagataattttttggggCAAAATTAAAATTCCAGAGAAGTGTGCGATCAGTCCGCGTTGCGGACTTGCTCCTCcatagtgtaatttttcccGAAATCTATCGAGATACCTTTTTCACGCAAATAAACCATAAAACGCATTCGTCGAATGCGATTTATACTTTGTACATAAATCGCATTCCACAAATGTGATTTATGTGTTAAGGAAGTATACTGACCCGGTTTTTAGTAAGGGGCATTTCGATTTTTTCTCCATCTATCCTATACTTAACTCACGTCATTTTGAGGCTGTTTTTAACCCTATATCAGTTCCTAAGCGTGATTTTCCTATTAATTACGCTCTTAAACTTTGAGAACTAGGACTgagaagaaaagagaggctGGGGTTCAGAGAAATCAAGTCGAATCTTCAACGTTTGATTGTCCAATCTTCATcctaggtatgtaaagctaaccacaacattggattgagttcgtccatgtgccctacatctaatTCTATCGATTGTTGATAATGAGGTGAGTCTAACCTAATTTCTTGAATTCCAAATGAGTTAATTGTTCTTGTTCTTCTATTGAGTTCCGTATAATTAGGTtcaattattgttttttttctatctctcacttgattggaattgttgttcatggctactttttcgtgaatcctaattgatttgataataATGAGTCTTACATACgtatttttgagtaaagatggtGACTTTTATGCATTTATGAAGAGAGTGATttgaactaatatatatatatatatatatatattacataataaatgagtttgagttttcatataaattgagttcttgagaatttccttaaatttaacatattttacataatattgcatAATGGATATTTTCTACGActagtttcttgaacaaatgattcgaactacttatttcataaaccctaatagtattttgactaatattggatgcatatgcctaaggattgaatctagagccttgaacttgtgaatgtatgattggGATTGGGATGTGAATATGATGATaatcttgatgaaacttgatagtctttTATATCTTCATAATTGAATCCAATTGAATGGTCGcaactgaatgttgtcataaatgattgttccaactactcttaaataaatgattggatAATTGATTGATTGGATAAAGctgatgaactgataagagtccatatgagacttatTGAATGGTTTGATTggaattgattgtcttatgagcattgagtctaggatagagtatcaagcaccgaattgggtaagagtaagtaacaactcaaactcaataactatgtagATAGTGTAGGAGAGGATTAAACCattaagtcggatgtttccctattttattgtcctaacataataggacttgattgatgttGGATCcgtgatttgttgattcgttctttaCCCTGACAAAATATTGAATGGGCGtgacaacaacgtcggcttgttatactattactggctcataagtgatgattttcgaataagagaaactctcatataggtcttaatagtactctgattggattggattggatcatgTATGGTTAGTCTCGTCTAAACCgtactcttgctttagacttatgacatcctgattgagttccttactcttgattgagttacttgagttgatgttattctatCTTACTCATGTTTCactctgccatattacatattcgtacattccacgtaccgACGTCAATTTAGGCCTGCATCCTTTAATGATGCAGGAACGGGTATTAGTGATCATCAACAAGCGCACGTTGAAGATCTTTTTCATATTTCAGTTGATTAGTAAGTCCTCCCTgctttcggaggataccactcttttatcatctaactttagagtttagacttttacttttattttgattaagatAGCCATGAACCCGTCATTGGAACCACTTAGACAGttgatagagacttcatagactaaaTTGTTGATGTGTTGATTGAATtttgtcttttggctagtttaattcatactagtcttgttAATTGGATTAGATAGATTGTTGGTCTTTGGCTTTATTctataatttatctatttgaTTATCATATTGAGTTGTtttcttgatgagttaagtcttctcCGATAGAGTGTTGATTCAATGAATGTGTGAACATGCTAAGTTGTTCGCATGGAGATTAGCAATAGTCTCTGAGTGTCGATCATGCCTAGAATACCCCCCGAAGCGTGATATAAATGAAAATCACGGACATACCCATCAGAATTCTAAAAATCACGGTCATAAAAGcttttgaaacaaaaaaaaagtgaaaattaaGAATATAGAAAGTgaatttatataataaatttttaaaaagaaaagatatttcTATTTCAAATTATTGTCAAAAATCAGTCATCTTATTTTGGAAAGTATATTGTACTAAAatgttttctaatttttttattttttttggaacaGAAGTTTGTATTCGACTTTTCTTATTTGACTAAGCTTCTACAAAGTCGTTAGtgtttatttgttttaaaaagtgcttatttcttaaaattgagaTATTCAATGAAATCTCCAGAAAGTCAAAAGTAtttgttaaaaaattatttgtcaagcCTTTTGGAGGATAAAAgtgattttttcctttttaaaaaaagtgtttATTTTAGAAATTGTGGCGTTTGACTAAATTTTAGGAagataaaaatgtattatttagTAGTAGCAGAAATTATTTTCGAGATATTAAaaagagtattttttttattccttgAAGCACTTTCGGAACATTACTACTAGGAGTGTACAAGTCAAATCGTCAAGTCAAATTGATTTGTGGTTTGGTTGGTTTGgcgttgaaaaaaataaatcgatcattattattttgtttggtattaatagaaaaaaagtcaaatcgaaTTCAAAACAAACcgatataaatacatatataattttatttttttatacacaaaaaaacatttattataatatgctttataaatattttttaaattagtttataacattcaatgtttacatatattatttcatatttgggATTGTAATAtgactaaaaaaaattgacactTATTGTGTCTTTTAGTaaatttttgatatgttttccTATGACAATGTCTTGATGATGATATTGTACATCTTATTTTTTtcgattttatttattcaagtgtCTTTGAGATGCCATTAAGCAATATAATTACACGATCAAGGGAGCAAACTTCAATTAAGAACTTCAAGTGCGCCATTAAATCACACGATCAAGAGAACAACCTCTTCAATTTGATATACTTTTCAATTACAGTGTAATTATTAAAAAACCCGGAAAAACCGAGAAAACCAAAAGAATCTACTAAAACCGAAACAAAAAAAAGACATTTGACTGGTTCGAtttggtttataaatttaataaaccGACATAattgatttggttatttttAACGAAAAAACAAATCAAACGGACCTATGTACACCTCTAATTACTACTATAACACTGAAAAAGGTTATTATCAAATTGATTAGTCAAATAaaaattgttatttttaaaagtGTTTTCTAAGAATCACTTGACACAAAAAAGGTACTTTTCAAAATAGGCAAATTTTGTTTGTAATTTGTGTTTGacagttatttttaaaaaaagactttcaaagtgacaattttttttttttaaaaaaatgaataagaaTATAAATTGTTGCCTATTTATCAAGTAGCAAGGTGACACAAAAATTTGTAAATATTCTCTATGTTCATAAAATAATAGAGTATTATATTTTGTTAGTTTTAATAAGACACGAGGGTATTTAATATTGTTTCAGGGTGAACAATAAAGTTATTAATATTCTGGCTGATTGGAATCTTAATTGCAAGAAAACATACACTTTCATAAATTTTCCAAAGGGGCTAAGGGTTCATACCACATGGATACTAAAATACATTTCCTTCCTTTAggagaaaaaaatcataatagtattTTCTCTCTTGAGAGAAGCTTGTTTAGATTCTATGTTCCTTGATTTCGCATTCTGGCCAAATGACATATTGTATACCTcataatgtcattttttttttgaaagcgCATCAAAATCTCTATTAATCCTATAAaatggaagatattccattctTATTAGGTACAGTAGCAGACCTGGAATTTTACATTAGTAGATTCTATAAAAACACATTTAATCAACAATAAAAATGGTACCGACAAGACTTTCTTGTTTGGATGGGAGAGGGTGATAAACCAaatgaataattttaaaatcaagaTATGTTCGGCCATTCAGTGCTGAGAGGGGTTACAAACACTATACGTGAAGAGTTTTTATTTGCATATTTTCCTGTTGCATGAAATTTGCTATATAAAAGCCCCTACCCAGATCAATTAGGGTAAGTCCTTCTGAGGGCTTCAATAGTTCTATTAGTTTATTTT
It contains:
- the LOC129894467 gene encoding vacuolar protein sorting-associated protein 29; its protein translation is MVLVLALGDLHIPHRAADLPAKFKSMLVPGKIQHVICTGNLCIKEVHDYLKTLCPDLHITRGEYDEEARYPETKTLTIGQFKLGLCHGHQVIPWGDLDSLAMLQRQLDVDILVTGHTHQFTAYKHEAGVVINPGSATGAYSSITYDVNPSFVLMDIDALRVVVYVYELIDGEVKVDKIDFKKTTTQGAN